One Ardenticatenales bacterium genomic region harbors:
- a CDS encoding DUF711 family protein → MEIRSITLFADADAQPATFAPFLREARRAFPLNVQTLRLATPPFPAWLPADEDQMEATAATFAQMWQNAGIDYISFGPVQLTHDATWLDRIPTLIAAADPIFASAAISDLAGNVDVGRCHHIARIIRRNSTLQANGFGNLYFAALAHCPPGSPFFPVAYHRGGPAHFAVAVESADIALRAVRGADSLTDARQRLVAAIEQEADRIMTATAALTRQFGLPCGGIDFSLAPFPTDEHSLGGALEALGLAYIGAPGSLFAAAFVTEAINRARFPRRGFSGLMLPVLEDSVLARRAAEGHLTITDLLSYAAVCGVGLDTIPLAGDVREGEIAGILLDLAALSARLRKPLTARLMPLPGLSAGDPVTFDFPYFAGSRVMPSPGPGVSGLLAHPTRLQMQHRIEWSVDSG, encoded by the coding sequence ATGGAAATTCGTTCAATCACGCTTTTTGCCGATGCCGACGCCCAACCGGCCACCTTCGCCCCTTTTCTGCGTGAGGCGCGCCGCGCCTTTCCCTTAAACGTGCAAACGCTGCGGCTGGCGACGCCCCCTTTTCCCGCCTGGCTGCCGGCTGACGAGGACCAGATGGAAGCCACCGCCGCGACTTTTGCCCAAATGTGGCAAAATGCCGGCATTGACTACATCAGCTTCGGCCCGGTACAACTGACACACGACGCCACCTGGTTGGACCGCATTCCCACCCTGATCGCCGCCGCCGACCCGATCTTTGCCAGCGCCGCCATCAGCGATCTGGCGGGGAACGTAGACGTAGGCCGCTGCCACCACATCGCCCGCATCATCCGTCGCAACAGCACCTTACAAGCCAATGGCTTTGGCAACCTCTATTTCGCCGCCCTCGCCCACTGCCCCCCCGGTTCCCCCTTCTTCCCCGTCGCCTACCACCGCGGCGGACCGGCCCACTTCGCCGTGGCCGTAGAATCGGCGGACATCGCTCTGCGCGCCGTGCGCGGCGCGGACTCGCTGACAGACGCGCGCCAGCGTCTCGTGGCCGCCATCGAACAAGAAGCTGACCGCATCATGACCGCCACCGCCGCGCTCACGCGCCAATTTGGCCTTCCGTGCGGCGGCATTGACTTCTCCCTGGCCCCGTTTCCCACCGATGAGCACAGCCTGGGCGGCGCGCTGGAAGCGTTGGGATTGGCGTACATCGGCGCACCAGGCAGCCTGTTCGCCGCCGCGTTCGTCACGGAGGCGATCAACCGCGCGCGTTTTCCCCGCCGCGGCTTTTCCGGGCTGATGCTGCCCGTGCTAGAAGATTCGGTTCTCGCCCGCCGCGCCGCCGAGGGTCATCTGACCATCACCGATTTACTCAGCTACGCGGCTGTCTGCGGCGTGGGATTGGATACGATTCCGTTGGCGGGAGATGTACGTGAGGGGGAGATTGCCGGCATACTCCTGGACCTCGCCGCCCTTTCCGCCCGCCTGCGCAAACCCCTCACCGCCCGCCTCATGCCCCTCCCCGGCCTCTCCGCCGGCGATCCCGTCACCTTCGATTTCCCGTATTTTGCCGGCAGCCGCGTCATGCCCTCCCCCGGTCCCGGCGTCAGCGGCCTCCTCGCCCACCCCACCCGCCTGCAAATGCAACACAGAATAGAGTGGTCAGTGGATAGTGGATAG
- a CDS encoding RNA methyltransferase, translating to MITSPSNSRVKMVRRLLAERRTREREQAYVIEGSRWLAELPAFNLTPHFLLYTNQWHHTAAHQALLARLAAPAYEIDARLLAEISGTETPAGILAVIPIKTKPLPDNPTLLLILDRLGDPGNLGTILRTAAAAGVEGILLSPGCVDAYNPKVVRGSMGAHLRLPIHALTWAEIGARVRGLAVYLADAQGTVSYDQANWRRPCALIIGSEAEGAGTEAMQLATTRVYIPMHAATESLNAAVSAGILLFEAARQRR from the coding sequence ATGATAACAAGCCCCAGCAACAGCCGGGTTAAAATGGTGCGTCGCCTGCTGGCGGAGCGCCGCACCCGTGAACGAGAACAGGCTTATGTGATTGAAGGCAGCCGCTGGTTAGCGGAACTGCCGGCATTTAATCTCACGCCCCATTTCCTCCTCTACACAAACCAGTGGCATCACACCGCGGCGCACCAGGCGCTGTTGGCCCGGTTGGCCGCACCCGCTTACGAGATAGACGCGCGGCTACTTGCGGAAATCAGTGGGACGGAGACACCTGCCGGCATTTTAGCCGTCATCCCCATAAAAACCAAACCCCTCCCAGACAACCCCACCCTGCTCCTCATCCTGGACCGCCTCGGCGACCCCGGCAACCTGGGAACCATCCTGCGCACCGCCGCCGCCGCCGGCGTCGAAGGCATCCTCCTCTCCCCCGGCTGCGTAGACGCCTACAACCCCAAAGTCGTGCGCGGCAGCATGGGCGCCCATTTGCGGCTGCCGATTCATGCCCTCACCTGGGCCGAAATCGGCGCGCGCGTACGTGGCCTGGCCGTCTACCTGGCGGACGCGCAAGGAACTGTCAGCTACGACCAGGCCAACTGGCGTCGCCCCTGCGCCCTGATCATCGGCAGCGAAGCGGAAGGCGCGGGGACAGAAGCGATGCAGTTAGCGACAACGCGGGTCTACATCCCCATGCACGCGGCCACGGAATCATTAAATGCGGCGGTAAGTGCCGGCATTCTCCTCTTCGAAGCCGCCCGCCAACGCCGCTAG
- a CDS encoding geranylgeranylglycerol-phosphate geranylgeranyltransferase, protein MEKIKALFKLARPVTTLSGVFSTVMGGYVAGTGAWLNIALAALATALISGAANAWNDYLDIEIDRVNQPRRVLPSGGVSLHTAWRFSLLLTVAAVLLTLLINVPTFLMALGSGALLYFYSWKLKSTVLLGNATIALISALSVVFGGVAAGNAAPTRWLALIIGVAILGREVLKTMADYEGDLSQQCRTVATVWGQRVSRNIFYILAAATFVMMMVPYLLRIYSPLYAYIVAIGVYPVLLYILVRVASDTSAHQLNRLSQLMKYDYFVWFLAVILGSVH, encoded by the coding sequence ATGGAAAAAATCAAGGCACTGTTTAAGCTTGCCCGCCCCGTGACCACGCTCAGCGGCGTATTCTCGACCGTGATGGGCGGCTACGTTGCCGGCACGGGCGCCTGGCTGAACATCGCCCTGGCGGCGCTGGCGACGGCGCTGATCTCTGGCGCGGCCAATGCCTGGAATGATTACCTGGATATTGAGATCGACAGGGTCAATCAACCGCGGCGCGTCTTGCCCTCCGGCGGCGTTTCCTTGCACACCGCCTGGCGCTTTTCCCTGCTCCTCACGGTGGCGGCTGTGCTGCTGACGCTGCTAATCAACGTGCCCACCTTTCTCATGGCATTGGGGTCCGGCGCGTTGCTCTATTTCTATTCCTGGAAACTCAAAAGCACGGTGCTGTTGGGCAACGCCACCATTGCCCTCATTTCCGCGCTCAGCGTTGTCTTTGGCGGCGTGGCCGCGGGCAATGCCGCCCCGACGCGCTGGTTGGCTTTGATTATTGGCGTTGCTATTTTGGGGCGGGAAGTGTTGAAGACGATGGCCGATTACGAAGGCGACCTGAGCCAGCAGTGCCGCACGGTGGCGACGGTTTGGGGGCAACGGGTCTCGCGCAATATCTTTTACATCCTGGCCGCGGCCACGTTCGTGATGATGATGGTTCCGTACTTGCTGCGCATCTACTCACCGCTATACGCCTACATTGTGGCGATTGGCGTGTACCCCGTGCTGCTGTACATCCTGGTGCGGGTGGCGAGCGATACAAGTGCGCATCAACTCAATCGCTTGAGCCAGTTGATGAAGTATGATTATTTTGTCTGGTTCCTGGCGGTGATCCTGGGGTCGGTTCATTGA
- the ppk1 gene encoding polyphosphate kinase 1 yields MTEDNQVNVIDESAPPEVDLRNPSLYINRELSQIEFNRRVLNECMNPAHPLLERVKFLAIFSSNIDEFFMVRVSGLKQQLLLGVTETPADGLTPREQLVAVHRTMTALTAQVTACWKEHLLPKLENAGIIVTNYQDLKRRQQKKLGDYFEREIFPVLTPLAFDVARPFPHISNLSLNLAAVIRDPETGVEHFARIKVPASLPRLVPLTPLDPDELLLPSVQKFVWVEQVIAANLEHLFPGMEIVAAYPFRITRNNDMEIQEEEADDLLLTMEENLRQRHFGFCVRLEVEEDTPEDIRDILTTNLGVGAYDTYTIDGPLGLSSLWELHKLALPDLKDPSFQPGLPTALRSTDSIFATMRRGSVLLHHPYESFLPVVDFISAAAEDPDVLAIKQTLYRVGPNPPIVKALMQARENGKQVAVLVELKARFDEESNIEWARALETAGVHVVYGLIGLKTHCKVSLVVRRERDGIRRYVHLSTGNYNTVTARIYTDLGFMTCDEEIGADATELFNYLTGYSKQTDYRKFLVAPVNLRHNLMRFIERETEHGENGRIIIKSNSLVDSSLIRALYRASQAGVKIDLIIRGICCLRPGVPGVSDNIRVLSIVGRFLEHSRIYYFHNQGDYDLYLGSADMMPRNIDRRVEVLFPIKNEQLQQEIVENILKIELQDTAQGHWLQANGTYVPASTLQEDSAPLFNSQLYLLNRRTTV; encoded by the coding sequence ATGACCGAAGACAATCAGGTTAACGTGATCGACGAGTCCGCGCCGCCGGAGGTGGATTTACGAAATCCCAGTCTGTATATCAACCGAGAATTAAGCCAGATCGAGTTTAACCGCCGCGTCCTCAACGAGTGCATGAACCCGGCCCACCCGTTGCTGGAACGGGTGAAGTTTCTGGCGATTTTTAGCTCCAACATTGACGAGTTCTTCATGGTGCGGGTGTCGGGGCTGAAGCAGCAGTTGTTGCTGGGGGTGACGGAGACGCCGGCGGATGGCCTGACGCCACGCGAGCAGTTGGTGGCGGTGCATCGCACGATGACGGCGTTGACGGCGCAGGTGACGGCGTGTTGGAAGGAACATTTGCTGCCGAAGTTGGAAAATGCCGGCATTATCGTCACCAACTACCAGGACCTCAAACGCCGCCAGCAGAAAAAACTCGGCGACTACTTCGAGCGCGAAATCTTTCCCGTCCTCACCCCCCTGGCCTTCGACGTCGCCCGCCCCTTTCCCCACATCTCCAACCTCAGCCTCAACCTTGCCGCCGTCATCCGTGACCCGGAAACCGGCGTGGAACATTTCGCCCGCATCAAAGTCCCCGCCAGCCTCCCCCGCCTCGTCCCCCTCACGCCGCTGGACCCCGACGAACTTCTCCTCCCCAGCGTGCAAAAATTCGTCTGGGTGGAACAGGTCATTGCCGCCAACCTGGAACACCTCTTCCCCGGCATGGAAATCGTCGCCGCCTACCCCTTCCGCATCACGCGCAACAACGACATGGAAATCCAGGAGGAAGAAGCGGACGACTTGCTCCTGACCATGGAAGAAAACCTGCGCCAGCGTCACTTCGGCTTCTGCGTGCGCCTGGAAGTGGAAGAAGACACGCCCGAGGACATCCGCGACATCCTCACCACCAACCTGGGCGTGGGCGCATACGATACATACACGATTGATGGGCCTCTGGGACTCAGCAGCCTGTGGGAACTGCACAAACTGGCGCTACCCGACCTGAAAGACCCCTCTTTTCAACCGGGACTGCCCACCGCGCTGCGCAGCACCGACAGCATCTTCGCCACCATGCGCCGCGGCAGCGTGCTGCTGCATCACCCATACGAGAGCTTCCTACCCGTCGTTGACTTCATCTCCGCCGCCGCCGAAGACCCGGATGTGCTGGCGATCAAGCAGACCCTCTACCGCGTCGGACCGAATCCCCCCATTGTCAAAGCCTTGATGCAGGCGCGCGAAAACGGAAAACAAGTGGCCGTATTGGTGGAACTCAAAGCGCGCTTCGACGAAGAAAGCAACATCGAATGGGCGCGCGCGCTGGAAACGGCGGGCGTGCATGTGGTCTATGGCCTGATCGGACTGAAGACGCACTGCAAAGTCAGCCTCGTCGTGCGCCGTGAGCGGGATGGCATCCGCCGCTACGTGCATCTTTCCACGGGCAACTACAACACCGTCACGGCTCGCATTTACACCGATCTTGGCTTCATGACGTGCGATGAGGAGATCGGCGCGGATGCCACCGAGTTGTTCAACTACCTCACGGGGTATTCCAAGCAAACGGATTATCGCAAATTTCTGGTGGCTCCCGTAAATCTGCGGCACAACTTAATGCGCTTCATCGAACGAGAGACGGAGCATGGCGAGAATGGGCGCATTATCATCAAGTCAAATTCACTGGTCGATTCGTCCCTTATCCGCGCCCTCTATCGTGCCTCGCAGGCAGGCGTGAAGATAGACCTGATCATTCGTGGGATATGCTGTCTGCGGCCAGGCGTCCCCGGCGTTAGCGACAACATTCGCGTGCTGAGCATTGTGGGGCGTTTTCTGGAACACTCCCGCATTTACTATTTCCACAACCAGGGGGATTATGATCTCTACCTGGGCAGCGCGGATATGATGCCGCGCAACATTGATCGGCGCGTGGAGGTGTTGTTCCCCATCAAGAATGAGCAGTTACAGCAGGAGATTGTGGAGAATATCTTGAAGATTGAGTTGCAGGATACGGCGCAGGGGCATTGGTTGCAGGCGAACGGGACGTATGTGCCGGCATCTACCCTCCAGGAAGATAGCGCCCCCCTCTTTAACAGCCAGCTTTATCTGCTCAATCGCCGGACGACGGTCTAG
- a CDS encoding aminotransferase class V-fold PLP-dependent enzyme, with translation MIPHTAHPLTLRHEIVGLDAPTPLLDGRRVPYVNLDNAASTPPFKRVMDAINQFMPYYASVHRGTGFKSRLSTAAYDHAHEIVARFVGADPNEHAVIFGKNTTEAINKLSYRLNMAPGAVVLSTAMEHHSNDLPWRCRARVVHIKTTAEGRLDEDDFDRQVARYAGNIALITVSGASNVTGFIQPIHRLARKAHAVGARILVDTAQLAPHRPVDMKPVDDPEHLDFVVLSAHKMYAPFGTGALIGPKSIFLESGPEYCGGGTVDVVTLEDIHWAGLPDREEAGSPNVVGAVAMAAAARQLMDVGMETIAAHETELVAYALRRLREVPGIRIYGESDPARAHEKVGVIPFNVAGISHFKLAAILGYEGGIGVRSGCFCAHPYVVHLLQLDEEEAASWRDQMLAGDKSNMPGMVRMSFGCYNNEADVDRLVEMLQRIVRGDYQGQYEVDRATGEFTPGGYHEPLADYFLL, from the coding sequence ATGATCCCCCACACAGCCCATCCCCTCACCCTACGCCATGAAATTGTTGGCCTGGACGCGCCCACGCCGTTGCTGGACGGGCGGCGCGTGCCCTACGTCAACCTGGACAACGCCGCCAGCACGCCCCCTTTCAAGCGCGTCATGGACGCCATCAACCAGTTTATGCCCTACTACGCCAGCGTGCATCGGGGAACGGGCTTTAAGTCCCGCCTGAGTACGGCGGCCTACGACCACGCCCACGAGATCGTGGCCCGTTTTGTGGGCGCGGACCCCAACGAACACGCGGTTATTTTTGGCAAGAACACAACGGAAGCGATCAACAAGCTCTCCTACCGCCTGAATATGGCGCCGGGCGCAGTGGTTCTGAGTACGGCAATGGAACACCACTCGAACGACTTGCCCTGGCGATGTCGGGCGCGGGTGGTTCACATCAAGACGACGGCGGAGGGGCGGCTGGACGAGGATGATTTTGATCGGCAGGTGGCGCGATATGCCGGCAACATCGCGCTGATCACCGTCTCCGGGGCCTCCAACGTCACCGGCTTCATCCAACCCATCCACCGCCTGGCGCGCAAAGCGCACGCCGTGGGCGCGCGCATTCTCGTGGACACGGCGCAGTTGGCGCCGCACCGCCCCGTGGACATGAAACCCGTGGACGACCCGGAACATCTGGACTTCGTCGTCCTCTCCGCGCACAAGATGTACGCCCCCTTTGGCACGGGCGCGTTGATCGGCCCCAAATCCATCTTCCTGGAAAGCGGGCCGGAGTACTGCGGCGGCGGCACGGTGGATGTGGTCACGCTGGAGGACATCCACTGGGCCGGACTGCCGGACCGCGAAGAGGCGGGCAGCCCCAACGTCGTGGGGGCGGTGGCGATGGCGGCTGCCGCGCGGCAGCTCATGGACGTGGGCATGGAGACGATTGCCGCGCACGAAACGGAACTGGTGGCCTACGCGCTGCGCCGTTTGCGCGAGGTTCCGGGTATTCGCATTTATGGCGAGAGCGACCCGGCACGCGCGCATGAAAAAGTGGGGGTGATTCCGTTTAACGTTGCCGGCATTTCCCACTTCAAACTGGCCGCCATCCTCGGGTACGAAGGGGGCATCGGCGTGCGCAGCGGCTGTTTCTGCGCACACCCATACGTGGTACACTTGTTGCAGCTAGACGAAGAAGAAGCCGCCTCCTGGCGCGACCAAATGCTTGCCGGCGACAAGTCCAACATGCCCGGCATGGTGCGCATGAGTTTCGGCTGCTACAACAATGAAGCGGACGTAGACCGCCTGGTGGAGATGCTGCAACGGATCGTCCGCGGCGACTACCAGGGGCAGTACGAGGTCGATAGAGCTACCGGGGAATTCACGCCCGGCGGGTATCACGAACCACTGGCGGACTACTTTTTATTGTGA
- the aroQ gene encoding type II 3-dehydroquinate dehydratase encodes MNEFLILHGPSLNLLGTREPEIYGVHTLDEINAALAALAASRQAGVRCRQSNHEGVLIDAIHDARAWAGGLVINPGAYSHTSYALRDAIVAAGIPAIEVHLSNIYAREPFRHTSLIAPVCVGQICGFAWRSYLLGLQALLDRLQDT; translated from the coding sequence ATGAACGAATTCCTCATCCTCCACGGCCCCAGCCTGAATCTGCTGGGCACACGCGAACCGGAAATTTATGGCGTGCACACGCTGGACGAGATCAACGCGGCGCTGGCGGCGCTGGCGGCCTCACGGCAGGCCGGCGTGCGCTGCCGGCAATCGAACCACGAAGGCGTACTCATTGATGCCATCCACGACGCCCGCGCCTGGGCCGGCGGCCTGGTGATCAATCCCGGCGCATACTCCCACACCAGTTATGCGCTGCGGGATGCTATTGTGGCTGCCGGCATTCCCGCCATCGAAGTCCACCTCTCTAACATCTACGCCCGCGAACCCTTCCGCCACACCTCGCTCATCGCCCCCGTCTGCGTGGGGCAGATTTGCGGCTTTGCCTGGCGCAGCTACCTGCTAGGCTTGCAGGCATTGCTGGATCGCTTGCAGGACACCTGA
- a CDS encoding PQQ-dependent sugar dehydrogenase, with product MKRYLTPIMTVLLLAVAAVLAASAAYSAASTTTPLTTPDVSIEPVTAHVFAGGITDIADAGDDRLFATEKTGRIQIIHPDGSVTEFLDISDRISYFGFQQGLLGLVFHANYAGNGYFYVHYTNSAGDSQISRFSVTADPDVADPNSEVSLFTIPQNWIENYGGDMAYGPDGYLYLAVGDGKVDSYPPYENNNAQDLTTLAGKILRIDVSNEAVPYTIPPDNPFVGVPDAQDAIWSYGLRNPWRFSFDRLTGEMFLSDVGQDEWEEVNLQPADSTGGENYGWPCFEGNEVHPYPPTGACDPLPTAVAPIFAYGHGATCAITGGFMYRGSQYPVLQGHYLYADSCAGKIWSLSSDGMGGWTQTLLVDSISSPSTFGEDEDGELYVASLFGGTLYRIVENTPPTATPTASNTPTPSSTPTVTNTPTPSSTPTATSTNTPGPSPTPSNTPTITNTPPPTSTPTVTNTPVPTATPETAYNFLPIILNDN from the coding sequence ATGAAACGTTACTTGACCCCAATCATGACCGTGCTGCTGCTCGCGGTGGCAGCCGTTTTGGCGGCATCCGCCGCTTATTCCGCCGCCTCCACCACCACGCCCCTGACCACGCCGGACGTGAGCATCGAACCGGTGACGGCGCATGTCTTCGCCGGCGGCATCACCGATATTGCCGACGCGGGCGATGACCGCCTGTTCGCCACGGAAAAGACCGGGCGTATTCAGATCATTCACCCTGATGGCAGCGTTACGGAATTCCTGGACATCAGCGACCGCATATCCTATTTTGGCTTCCAACAAGGGTTGCTGGGGCTGGTCTTTCATGCTAATTATGCCGGCAACGGATACTTCTACGTCCATTACACCAACAGCGCCGGCGATAGCCAGATTTCCCGCTTCTCGGTGACGGCGGACCCGGACGTGGCCGACCCGAACAGCGAGGTCTCCCTGTTCACGATTCCGCAAAACTGGATCGAAAACTACGGCGGCGACATGGCGTATGGCCCCGATGGGTATCTGTATCTGGCCGTCGGGGATGGCAAGGTGGACAGCTACCCGCCGTATGAGAACAACAACGCGCAGGACTTGACCACGCTTGCCGGCAAAATCCTGCGCATCGACGTGAGCAATGAAGCCGTGCCGTACACCATCCCGCCGGACAATCCCTTCGTGGGCGTGCCCGATGCCCAGGACGCCATCTGGTCGTATGGGCTGCGCAACCCGTGGCGCTTCAGCTTCGACCGCCTCACGGGAGAGATGTTCCTCTCCGACGTGGGGCAGGACGAATGGGAGGAGGTGAATTTGCAGCCCGCGGACAGTACGGGCGGCGAAAATTATGGCTGGCCTTGCTTTGAAGGGAACGAGGTGCATCCGTATCCACCCACGGGCGCGTGCGATCCCCTTCCCACGGCGGTCGCCCCCATTTTCGCCTACGGCCACGGCGCAACGTGCGCGATCACGGGCGGCTTCATGTATCGTGGCAGCCAGTATCCCGTTTTGCAGGGGCACTATCTGTACGCGGACAGTTGTGCCGGCAAAATCTGGAGCCTCAGCAGCGACGGCATGGGGGGGTGGACGCAAACCCTGCTCGTAGACAGCATCTCCTCCCCCAGCACGTTTGGCGAGGACGAAGACGGCGAGCTATACGTCGCCAGCCTGTTTGGCGGAACCCTCTACCGCATCGTGGAAAACACGCCCCCCACCGCGACCCCCACCGCCAGCAACACGCCCACCCCCAGCAGCACCCCGACCGTCACCAACACGCCCACCCCCAGCAGCACCCCCACCGCCACCAGCACCAACACCCCCGGCCCCTCCCCTACGCCCAGCAACACGCCCACCATCACCAACACCCCGCCGCCCACGTCCACGCCCACCGTCACCAACACGCCCGTCCCCACCGCCACCCCAGAAACCGCGTACAACTTCCTGCCCATTATCCTAAACGACAACTAA
- a CDS encoding PQQ-dependent sugar dehydrogenase, protein MLQYALVWMTLGVTACRPASGAAAQTYASYLPITTNWQPIQLQPYTFGLYRPTTITHAGDERLFVTEKWGQIRVIGAGGSLEVTPFLDIRDRVKWDEFEQGLLGLAFAPDYATSGLFFVTYSAADGSLTLARFARSAENKNRADADGEVVLLAVPHEQPYHYGGSLAFGPDGYLYVSLGDGGATANVAQDLGTLPGKILRLDVRTVPYAIPPDNPYVDDAAARGEIWGSGLRNPWRMSFDRSDGDLFIGDVGQAGWEEVNVMPASTQAQNFGWRCYEGWQPYDLTGCAPPETFTFPIFTYPHDAAHCAITGGYRYHGSAYPPLQDVYIYSDFCGDKILGLTQDDDGDWRSAPLGPIIGPVGTSVTTFGEDSAGELYVGLYRDATIYRVTYTGVISP, encoded by the coding sequence ATGTTACAGTACGCGCTGGTGTGGATGACGCTGGGCGTCACCGCCTGCCGGCCCGCCAGCGGCGCGGCGGCGCAGACCTACGCCAGCTACCTGCCCATCACGACCAACTGGCAGCCCATCCAGCTACAGCCTTACACTTTTGGCCTCTATCGCCCCACGACCATCACCCACGCCGGGGATGAGCGCCTGTTCGTCACGGAAAAATGGGGGCAGATTCGCGTGATTGGGGCGGGCGGCAGCCTGGAGGTGACGCCGTTCCTGGATATTCGGGACCGGGTGAAGTGGGATGAGTTTGAGCAGGGACTACTGGGGTTGGCCTTTGCGCCCGACTACGCCACCAGTGGCCTGTTTTTTGTCACCTACAGCGCCGCCGACGGCAGCCTGACGCTTGCTCGCTTTGCGCGGTCGGCGGAGAACAAGAATCGGGCGGACGCGGACGGCGAAGTGGTGCTGCTGGCGGTTCCGCACGAACAACCCTACCATTACGGCGGCAGCCTGGCCTTTGGCCCTGATGGCTATCTTTACGTCAGCCTGGGAGATGGGGGCGCGACGGCGAACGTGGCGCAGGACCTGGGGACGTTGCCGGGTAAAATCCTGCGGTTGGATGTGCGTACCGTGCCTTATGCGATTCCGCCGGATAACCCGTATGTGGATGATGCGGCGGCGCGGGGGGAGATATGGGGCAGTGGGCTGCGAAATCCGTGGCGCATGAGTTTTGATCGGTCGGATGGCGATTTGTTTATCGGGGATGTGGGGCAGGCGGGATGGGAGGAGGTGAATGTAATGCCGGCATCCACCCAGGCGCAAAACTTCGGCTGGCGTTGCTACGAAGGCTGGCAGCCATATGACCTTACCGGCTGCGCCCCCCCGGAAACCTTCACCTTCCCCATCTTCACCTATCCTCATGACGCAGCGCACTGTGCCATAACGGGCGGATACAGGTATCATGGTAGCGCGTATCCGCCGCTGCAAGATGTGTACATCTACAGCGACTTTTGCGGCGACAAAATCCTGGGGCTGACCCAGGACGACGACGGCGACTGGCGCAGCGCCCCCTTGGGGCCTATCATTGGACCGGTGGGCACAAGCGTCACCACCTTTGGCGAAGACAGCGCCGGCGAGTTGTACGTCGGGCTGTATCGTGATGCCACCATCTATCGCGTCACCTACACTGGCGTCATCTCCCCGTGA
- a CDS encoding PQQ-dependent sugar dehydrogenase: protein MALRRRSCFLLLFGCFAWLTSCRPSSPPPITLPPTSALSQVTLRLVAGNFQRPTYLTHAFDDRLFVVEQAGRVIIVRDGQALSPPFLDITDRVGAEENEQGLLSLAFHPQNPARFFVDYTDKNGDTVIAEFAARGENADPSSERVLLTIPQPYGNHNGGQLQFGADGYLYVGMGDGGSGGDPEGNGQNKGTLLGALLRLDVDQAQPYAIPADNPFVDERGSRGEIWAYGLRNPWRFSFDRLTGDLYVGDVGQDAWEELDVVGGEDAGINFGWNTLEGTHCYRRPICNRGDTTPPILEYDHGDGCSITGGYVYRGAQYPTLYGRYFFSDYCRGDIWSMEQTENGWQRVTLRETDLNIASFGEDAAGELYVLDLTGGGVYHLQP from the coding sequence ATGGCATTACGCCGCCGGTCTTGCTTCCTCCTTCTTTTTGGCTGCTTCGCCTGGCTGACGAGCTGCCGCCCCTCGTCTCCCCCACCGATCACGCTACCCCCCACGTCCGCGCTCAGCCAGGTGACGTTGCGGTTGGTTGCCGGCAATTTCCAACGCCCCACCTACCTCACCCACGCCTTCGACGACCGCCTGTTCGTCGTGGAGCAGGCGGGGCGCGTGATCATCGTGCGGGATGGGCAGGCGCTCTCTCCCCCGTTTCTGGACATCACGGACCGGGTGGGCGCGGAGGAGAACGAGCAAGGACTCTTGAGCCTCGCCTTCCACCCACAGAACCCGGCGCGCTTCTTTGTAGACTACACCGACAAGAATGGAGACACCGTGATCGCCGAGTTCGCCGCGCGTGGGGAGAACGCCGACCCGTCCAGCGAACGGGTGCTGCTGACCATCCCGCAGCCGTATGGCAACCACAATGGCGGGCAGCTTCAGTTTGGCGCGGATGGGTATTTGTACGTGGGTATGGGGGATGGTGGCTCCGGCGGCGACCCGGAGGGAAACGGGCAGAATAAGGGAACGCTGTTGGGGGCGCTGCTGCGGTTGGATGTGGATCAGGCGCAGCCTTACGCGATTCCGGCGGATAATCCGTTTGTGGATGAGCGCGGCAGCCGGGGGGAAATCTGGGCGTATGGGCTGCGGAATCCGTGGCGGTTTAGTTTTGACCGACTGACGGGTGATTTGTATGTGGGGGATGTGGGGCAGGATGCGTGGGAGGAGTTGGATGTGGTGGGGGGGGAAGATGCCGGCATCAACTTCGGCTGGAACACACTGGAAGGAACCCACTGCTACCGTCGCCCCATCTGCAATCGCGGCGACACCACCCCGCCCATCCTCGAATATGACCACGGCGACGGCTGCTCCATCACCGGCGGCTACGTCTATCGCGGGGCGCAATACCCCACCCTCTATGGCCGCTACTTCTTCAGCGACTATTGCCGCGGCGACATCTGGAGCATGGAACAGACGGAAAACGGCTGGCAGCGCGTTACGCTGCGGGAAACCGACCTGAACATTGCCAGTTTTGGCGAGGACGCGGCGGGGGAGTTATACGTCCTCGACCTGACGGGAGGGGGAGTGTATCACCTCCAGCCGTAA